Proteins co-encoded in one Theileria equi strain WA chromosome 3, complete sequence genomic window:
- a CDS encoding hypothetical protein (encoded by transcript BEWA_001860A): MGKEYLSLDIRKKCGDEKPCDCTKIGNITASKKASDPKAIGFIALVHESLTPFTISKNLDNVENLEDGPIYGVTKASVYYWEKDDGFQNPLLLAIIKNNNENQQYYFIKYDRYEHETQGDAGIWRHGPSVSSLQERLDDRNCVRNKVIPLDLERPDKHLNFTSHRLIGVRIKSTSTPQTLPGTNYTVKNYGINNGTKISRVIYNGVVTKGIDFKNQKIYTLRLFYSPANHKKPLLIEVWKENGDFEYYTTKGDNTWTSFGDFNRRLEGEPLEQKLDELTCEYYNAVTINLSFTNSTRHANNDVNNTYCCSGSHGSKRIYVTKREIKVNSELKTSYYEHSITGGFCLAHIYYNNGGRKNVKPFGLTFPIYVNSVHTIYYPSSPILIYVEGKGQNKWYQRKSLTSHVWENVPDNLKGLKPEDIQNTNCLKWNKLVEVLRSAGCNDYEECKDPPAKASPQQPTTGTSDLNGDANPHSGYSQPGVGGAGSAGGHTLSSMSGSEAAKVGASGAGALPYIVETYTAKNSYGQDVIFTKYSDETVSGVLSLDQGTLEEVQEGLPPGDRGSPEPTEKPQAKEDKEIPKPVPDADLDTNPLQYPDGKPPQEPQEKATEQRQNIGTESHESYQKPVVTSDQSSNTQDIHSEDTTSESETAALVETGLTVTVATLGIGSAFGISSGTLAGAGGLTGFGWWVFKRSRGDPWVIVWTIFCSSVVCCEDHTLLHAI, translated from the exons atgggCAAAGAGTATCTATCCCTTGACATAAGAAAAAAATGTGGAGATGAAAAACCATGTGATTGTACTAAGATTGGCAATATTACTGCTAGTAAGAAGGCCAGTGATCCGAAAGCCATAGGTTTTATTGCCCTTGTCCACGAAAGTCTAACGCCGTTCACTATCAGTAAAAATCTGGATAAtgttgagaatcttgagGATGGACCAATATATGGTGTCACCAAGGCATCagtttactactgggaaAAGGATGATGGTTTTCAGAATCCGCTCCTCTTGGCAATTATTAAGaataataatgaaaatCAACAATACTACTTCATTAAGTATGATAGATATGAGCATGAGACACAGGGTGATGCAGGCATTTGGAGACATGGACCTTCTGTATCGTCATTACAAGAGAGGTTGGATGATAGAAACTGCGTTAGGAACAAAGTTATCCCATTGGATCTCGAGCGTCCCGATAAGCACCTCAATTTTACTTCTCATCGTTTAATTGGTGTAAGGATAAAATCTACTAGTACTCCACAAACCCTTCCTGGTACTAACTATACTGTTAAAAACTATGGTATTAATAATGGTACAAAGATATCCCGGGTAATCTATAACGGAGTAGTTACAAAAGGTattgattttaaaaatcaGAAGATATATACACTTAGGCTATTTTATTCACCCGCTAACCATAAGAAACCTCTTCTTATAGAAGTATGGAAAGAGAATGGAGACTTTGAGTATTATACAACCAAGGGTGATAACACTTGGACCTCGTTTGGAGATTTTAATCGACGACTAGAGGGTGAACCCCTCGAGCAGAAACTTGACGAACTCACCTGTGAATATTACAATGCTGTCACCATAAATCTATCTTTTACAAATTCTACGAGGCATGCAAATAACGATGTAAATAACACGTATTGTTGCAGTGGTAGTCATGGTTCTAAAAGGATATATGTTACTAAAAGAGAGATTAAAGTAAATAGTGAATTAAAGACCTCATACTACGAGCATAGTATTACTGGGGGTTTTTGCCTGGCTCATATATATTATAATAATGgcggaaggaagaatgtaaaACCTTTTGGACTAACCTTTCCAATATACGTAAATAGTGTCCACACAATATACTATCCAAGTAGTCCAATACTCATTTATGTAGAAGGGAAAGGACAAAATAAATGGTATCAAAGGAAAAGTCTAACTAGTCACGTCTGGGAAAATGTCCCAGATAACCTAAAAGGCCTAAAACCAGAGGATATCCAGAATACCAACTGTTTAAAGTGGAATAAACTTGTGGAAGTATTAAGAAGTGCCGGATGTAACGACTATGAGGAATGCAAAGATCCTCCTGCTAAAGCTTCTCCTCAACAACCTACTACTGGTACATCTGACCTAAATGGTGATGCTAATCCTCATAGTGGGTATTCTCAACCTGGAGTTGGTGGAGCAGGATCTGCTGGTGGTCACACTCTATCTAGTATGTCTGGTAGTGAAGCTGCTAAAGTCGGAGCTAGTGGTGCAGGTGCTTTACCTTATATAGTAGAGACATACACAGCCAAAAATTCTTATGGTCAAGATGTTATATTTACTAAATATTCTGATGAAACAGTTTCTGGTGTTTTATCTCTTGACCAAGGTACTTTGGAAGAAGTTCAAGAAGGTCTTCCTCCTGGTGATAGAGGTAGTCCTGAACCTACTGAAAAACCTCAagctaaagaagataaggaaATACCCAAACCTGTTCCTGATGCTGATCTAGATACTAATCCTCTTCAATACCCTGATGGAAAACCCCCTCAAGAACCCCAAGAAAAAGCTACTGAACAAAGACAAAATATTGGTACTGAATCTCATGAATCTTATCAAAAACCTGTTGTCACATCTGACCAATCTTCTAACACTCAAGATATCCATTCTGAAGATACTACTTCTGAATCTGAAACTGCTGCTCTTGTTGAAACTGGACTTACTGTTACTGTTGCTACTCTTGGTATAGGATCAGcctttggcatatcctcaggtactcttgccggagctggaggtcttactggatttggctGGTGGGTGTTCAAACGTTCTagaggagatccttgg GTCATTGTCTGGACTATATTCTGCTCTAGTGTTGTTTGTTGTGAGGACCATACTCTACTGCATGCTATTTGA
- a CDS encoding signal peptide-containing protein (encoded by transcript BEWA_001870A), translating to MKLIILTTLLSLSMASPSPPPVGSPPKSPASPKKSPTEKKGVTIVNKIVPPKETDKEIKGPKLITSSSDPRLPVTSITSVDGPEKSPVRKSRSPSPKPKTPTSVKSKSRSPSPKTSRSKSPSPSRSRKGSKEEEEDKKKKEDRSRSPSPKIKSRKGSQDQSLEQKEKTLKEKEPEEIPPKTPPPAIPSHKGLEDDPGSQEEDELRNKKVDQEKLGPGKPKEVKTLETKEQEFKEKRERDRAKLEQKITLEKAKPIKDRKEDYDASKDGKFDEWLAKSKAVEVGARKLYEEAKAKVDAITVPESKQKFEKILKKILKKVEEITNDIKELEKTKKKNTSEAIEKALGHFLGHFQTRAMVKSDVSELILDIAKEQEDGDAVLKILEQFLVALERSPLA from the coding sequence ATGAAGCTCATCATACTCACTACTCTGCTAAGCCTTTCTATGGCCTCTCCAAGTCCACCTCCAGTAGGAAGTCCGCCAAAGAGTCCAGCCAGTCCAAAGAAATCTCCAACCGAGAAAAAAGGGGTTACCATCGTGAACAAGATCGTTCCTCCCAAAGAGACTGACAAAGAGATTAAAGGCCCTAAGCTGATAACTAGTTCTAGCGATCCCAGGTTACCAGTTACAAGCATTACAAGTGTGGATGGGCCAGAGAAATCTCCGGTAAGAAAGAGCCGTAGTCCAAGTCCAAAACCAAAAACTCCAACAAGTGTGAAATCAAAGTCTCGAAGCCCAAGTCCTAAAACATCAAGATCCAAAAGCCCAAGCCCAAGCAGATCCCGCAAGGGTtccaaggaagaggaagaagacaagaaaaagaaagagGATAGATCTAGAAGCCCGAGTCcaaaaataaaatctcGCAAAGGTTCCCAAGATCAGAGCCTTGAGCAGAAGGAAAAAACCTTAAAAGAAAAGGAGCCAGAGGAAATACCTCCAAAAACTCCTCCACCAGCAATTCCATCACATAAAGGACTAGAAGATGATCCAGGTTcccaagaagaagatgaactTAGAAATAAAAAGGTCGATCAAGAGAAACTAGGGCCAGGTAAACCTAAAGAGGTTAAAACTCTAGAAACAAAGGAGCAGGAGTTTAAAGAGAAAAGGGAAAGAGATAGGGCTAAATTAGAACAAAAGATTACTCTAGAAAAGGCAAAGCCCATAAAGGACAGGAAGGAAGACTATGACGCCAGTAAAGACGGCAAATTTGACGAGTGGCTTGCCAAGTCCAAGGCTGTTGAAGTGGGTGCCAGAAAGTTGTATGAAGAAGCCAAGGCAAAGGTAGATGCCATAACTGTACCAGAGTCCAAACAAAAGTTCGAAAAGATACTCAAGAAGATTCTTAAAAAGGTTGAGGAAATCACCAATGACATTAAGGAACTTGAAAAGActaaaaagaagaataCATCCGAAGCGATTGAAAAGGCACTTGGACACTTTTTAGGCCACTTCCAAACTCGTGCCATGGTAAAGTCCGACGTTAGTGAACTCATCCTTGACATTGCAAAGGAACAAGAGGATGGTGACGCAGTCCTCAAGATCCTGGAACAGTTTCTAGTAGCCCTTGAAAGGTCTCCACTGGCTTAG
- a CDS encoding hypothetical protein (encoded by transcript BEWA_001880A), which produces MKFPYVFSLTLLVRLSSCDDAVFDLSSPDPSFVRDYESTVDGVVYQSFFSNGLFFNKVVDGGVTLWEAEGEEKCSVLFTSVGDRTRVILHVWVKGIPSRMMHYEKLDGEWKLSTVRVKGRPVSDKQESPQESLADLDFASLGCPLGGSLDAEAKPKVTLPPAESEKDGEELSDLEEHILETKVEEHKTPEEDKSEKGDKVEASQDVSTPVSLDFSNLDETKIYVDKQNLVGVLLKGYFGKDGYHIDSVVDGDEELWKATEGASQKCKLVEYYAKNNVELLYLETSDSSDTKYKYLEKVSGTWSEMGKEPFIEKLYAMKSDYSEPTESDNVVTGNIISAESKEVTEEKAKDSPVEDFKLVIEKVSEDSKSDSNKVKVNEPAPTPTKEPKKNLKGTSPKDATEQAPVQAEAKNHPIAQQPAYTLAQPPQVNADKQGDTPAAKGQGLPPANPVQDTPEPAAVQQGQAIKPGDAPDIQSNTQTVQSKEGQPPIKPVPVPDYKSKVDGSLFDVEEAEEEHVKILTLTAKEGVKAKSLTFGSDTIWPGKSDVTCSSAVLYMDGEKPILAALVTRDKNNKQGTVYRYHDGEKWVDVNVDDHNKNLTGLKKKCHPVTLDISKKDNSVGTYINTTIDKTHVHNFDLKSATVIKVVDGGVTLWEAPEGSGYKCLYADNVIVTDKETLKLTIKMDKREVMNFKKEGGQWKKVDPETNSQKSNSNGCSLSCFSLYF; this is translated from the coding sequence ATGAAGTTTCCTTATGTGTTCTCATTAACGCTTTTAGTGAGATTGTCAAGCTGTGATGATGCCGTTTTTGACCTCTCTTCTCCGGATCCTTCCTTTGTCAGAGACTATGAAAGTACCGTGGATGGAGTAGTTTATCAATCATTCTTTTCCAACGGATTATTCTTCAACAAGGTAGTAGATGGTGGAGTTACTCTCTGGGAGGCTGAAGGAGAAGAGAAATGTTCTGTACTATTCACAAGTGTTGGTGATAGAACAAGAGTCATTCTCCATGTATGGGTTAAGGGTATACCATCCAGGATGATGCATTATGAGAAACTAGACGGAGAATGGAAGCTTTCAACTGTAAGAGTTAAAGGTCGCCCAGTGTCTGACAAGCAAGAATCACCACAGGAATCTCTAGCAGACCTTGACTTTGCTAGTCTCGGATGTCCCTTGGGAGGATCATTAGACGCAGAAGCTAAGCCAAAGGTTACTCTCCCTCCTGCAGAATCCGAGAAAGATGGTGAGGAACTATCAGACCTTGAGGAGCATATACTAGAAACCAAAGTAGAAGAGCATAAAACTCCAGAAGAAGACAAATCGGAGAAAGGCGATAAAGTAGAAGCTTCTCAAGATGTTAGTACTCCTGTTTCTCTTGACTTTTCTAATCTAGATGAAACCAAGATATATGTGGACAAACAAAATCTTGTTGGAGTATTACTAAAAGGCTATTTTGGAAAGGACGGTTATCACATAGACTCGGTTGTAGATGGTGATGAGGAACTATGGAAAGCAACTGAAGGAGCTAGCCAGAAGTGTAAACTTGTAGAGTATTATGCCAAGAATAATGTAGAACTTCTTTACCTGGAGACTTCAGACAGTAGTGATACTAAATATAAATATCTTGAGAAAGTAAGCGGAACATGGAGTGAAATGGGTAAAGAACCATTTATTGAGAAGCTTTATGCTATGAAGAGTGATTACTCTGAACCAACAGAATCAGATAATGTAGTCACTGGGAATATTATTTCTGCGGAATCTAAAGAGGTGACCGAAGAGAAGGCAAAAGACTCACCTGTGGAGGATTTCAAGCTAGTCATTGAGAAAGTATCTGAAGATAGTAAATCCGATTCCAATAAGGTAAAGGTGAATGAACCTGCACCAACTCCCACTAAAGAGCCTAAAAAGAATCTCAAGGGTAcatctccaaaagatgCTACTGAGCAAGCTCCAGTTCAGGCAGAAGCAAAGAATCATCCTATAGCTCAGCAGCCAGCTTATACACTTGCTCAACCACCTCAAGTTAACGCTGATAAACAAGGAGACACTCCAGCTGCCAAAGGGCAGGGACTTCCGCCTGCTAACCCTGTCCAAGATACACCAGAACCAGCGGCTGTTCAACAAGGACAAGCTATTAAACCAGGAGATGCTCCTGATATTCAATCTAATACACAGACAGTTCAATCTAAAGAGGGACAGCCACCAATCAAACCCGTACCTGTTCCTGATTACAAATCCAAGGTAGATGGATCACTATTCGATGTTGAAGAAGCAGAGGAAGAGCATGTTAAGATTCTTACACTCACAGCAAAGGAGGGTGTAAAGGCCAAGAGTCTCACATTCGGATCTGATACAATATGGCCAGGGAAGAGTGATGTGACATGTTCCTCGGCTGTattgtatatggatggagagaagccCATTCTTGCAGCACTTGTTACCAGggataagaataataagCAGGGGACAgtctatagataccatgatggtGAGAAGTGGGTGGATGTTAATGTGGATGACCATAACAAGAATCTGACTGGTCTAAAGAAGAAGTGCCATCCTGTTACtctagacatttcaaagaagGATAACTCGGTTGGTACATATATAAACACAACTATTGATAAGACACATGTACACAATTTCGATCTCAAAAGTGCTACAGTAATCAAAGTAGTGGATGGAGGAGTTACTCTCTGGGAGGCCCCTGAGGGTAGTGGCTATAAGTGCCTTTACGCAGACAATGTCATTGTAACAGATAAAGAAACATTGAAGTtaaccattaaaatggATAAGAGGGAAGTAATGAATTTCAAGAAAGAAGGTGGTCAATGGAAGAAGGTAGATCCAGAGACAAACTCCCAAAAATCTAATTCTAACGGCTGCTCTCTGTCATGCTTTTCACTATACTTCTAA
- a CDS encoding signal peptide-containing protein (encoded by transcript BEWA_001890A), which yields MNVLTILWTICLVSLCYGEELRGDPPAAKSAGRVGTTLDILNPDRRSVHVGSGDETDGLTKRVFTPKDSFAIKTVVTGGVELWKPNRDGEKCELVEAYSKGSSILVYLKVDTTIGLSLKYLEKVNESWRNEKEEESPVEDVHEGDEEPKASESASNTEEVVQEQPEPEPATEEEEQSPGNSEASQEGSFVTESRYSTSRTD from the exons ATGAATGTTCTAACAATACTATGGACGATATGTCTGGTAAGCTTGTGTTACGGTGAAGAGCTGAGAGGAGATCCTCCAGCCGCCAAGTCAGCAGGAAGGGTAGGTACTACTCTGGATATCCTGAATCCAGACAGAAGATCAGTACATGTTGGCAGTGGTGACGAGACAGATGGATTGACTAAAAGGGTCTTTACCCCAAAGGATAGTTTTGCTATAAAGACTGTTGTTACTGGAGGAGTTGAGCTCTGGAAGCCTAACAGAGATGGCGAAAAGTGTGAACTTGTAGAAGCATATAGCAAGGGAAGCTCCATACTGGTCTACTTAAAGGTTGATACTACAATTGGACTAAGTTTGAAATACCTCGAGAAagtaaatg AAAGTTGGAGAAatgagaaggaagaagagtctCCTGTAGAGGATGTTCATGAAGGGGATGAGGAACCAAAAGCTTCTGAATCTGCATCCAATACTGAGGAGGTAGTTCAGGAACAACCAGAGCCTGAACCAGCTacagaagaggaagaacaaTCACCAGGAAATAGTGAGGCATCTCAAGAAGGAAGCTTCGTCACAGAAAGTAGATACTCGACCAGCCGAACAGATTGA
- a CDS encoding hypothetical protein (encoded by transcript BEWA_001900A) has protein sequence MEDPEDSCFSRFVHVSNEDIPFEVEKVEYNSQDMDEIKPSGSIEGYSVWYWKKDGNMTNPLLVEMEESDSTYEYHFNKRNNQWDKLPEHKNSQNPLDSEDLEKVLDDLNCDLNQAVTMDLSFKNSESHTKNDGNDNQYCCGYHRDRYKVTVSKGSVNAGKGARDIPYYKHELYSGVKLAKIKYYPNGDNTIRKRITITGINLPIKGSLSVYTFYCEDKDPVLIYLDYNEQDSVKGWYKKNKDDIKPWIKVLNDLSTKTPDNIKDCNDEFNKLVTELKDFNCTYNDCVDATNQQALVTTQSDPGVTIELKQKPSGAEHSATIEYKDPTGNKKITVIRYPGPPQGSDFLKFIHTPNGQSFKLKEVQDDLGKRIDGPTGNNVSSVSVYYWKHETNKNPLLIEIQDGSKYSYYTKRNGKWISHNISKPGSPTQAELELLNCEINDVVQIDVTKVGGEYCHMGDVEDNHDVKKVNVTDVACNQLGMYKAYSHTPSSGVFKISTFTGGRTQTIKLGGTPGKPINNVNKVIVYLCISDYQRIPLLIYVDSEQLSSDRKWFKSENEGITWKEVVGLSNENDYPKIVETLDKLGSKCGPPSVTIDVYNRRSTIDLSSYAYYSGKYVNVTSKNTGTFTEYVHTIHGRTKGYFTVKEFHYNYKRVGGKLGSTEKVTNVSVFYWKYLEKPYRNEDKRGRPLLLKVTLYEGDDRWYENKGEDLTNNTDWKEVEHPSDPDREFKNPAILENKLHLLNCKLNNTVVIDVSKKDTTYDACEKDEKLDPAHGERIQISKDTTAVDKLGGYEVYTHKLKDDLPGTKFHIVGFINGGTTFREILSGISSLPILDVSEVKVYFCKQEPTKPLLIHYNTSNGGSHKHKWYKNPSGETPGDWELESSELSNAGPCSYEEILKVLNNLPSSCNPEEARKTEKLIDGASATVLTTAGMYGVISGVFGGAGATGLAGWKLYKNFKGDPWVRQI, from the coding sequence ATGGAAGATCctgaagattcttgttTTAGTAGATTTGTGCATGTATCTAATGAGGATATACCATTTGAGGTCGAGAAAGTAGAGTACAATAGTCAGGATATGGATGAAATAAAACCAAGTGGATCAATAGAGGGCTATTCTGTTTGGTATTGGAAAAAAGATGGTAACATGACAAATCCGCTTTTGGtagaaatggaagaatCTGATAGTACTTATGAATATCATTTCAATAAAAGGAATAACCAATGGGATAAACTTCCTGAACATAAAAACTCTCAAAACCCATTAGATAGCGAAGACCTCGAGAAAGTACTGGATGACCTTAACTGTGATCTCAACCAAGCGGTTACCATGGATCTATCCTTTAAGAATTCTGAGAGTCATActaaaaatgatggaaatgataatCAGTACTGTTGCGGTTACCATAGGGATAGATATAAAGTTACTGTTAGTAAGGGATCAGTTAATGCTGGTAAAGGTGCCAGAGATATTCCATACTATAAACATGAACTTTATTCCGGAGTTAAGCTTGCAAAAATTAAGTACTATCCTAATGGTGATAATACTAttaggaagagaataactATTACTGGGATAAACCTTCCCATTAAAGGCTCACTAAGTGTATACACTTTTTATTGTGAAGATAAGGATCCAGTGCTTATTTACCTGGACTATAATGAACAGGATAGTGttaaaggatggtacaagaaaaacaaagatgatataaaaccATGGATAAAAGTATTGAATGATCTCTCCACTAAAACACCGGATAATATCAAGGACTGTAATGATGAATTCAACAAGCTTGTGACGGAACTAAAGGACTTTAATTGTACATATAACGATTGTGTTGATGCTACTAATCAACAAGCCTTAGTAACAACCCAATCAGATCCAGGAGTAACAATTGAGCTTAAACAAAAACCATCAGGTGCTGAACACAGTGCCACTATAGAGTACAAGGATCCCACGGGAAATAAGAAAATTACTGTAATAAGATATCCCGGTCCTCCTCAAGGGTCTGACTTCTTAAAGTTTATCCATACCCCTAACGGACAATCATTCAAACTGAAAGAAGTACAAGATGATCTTGGAAAACGTATAGACGGACCAACAGGAAATAACGTTTCATCAGTTTCtgtctattactggaaacaTGAGACTAATAAGAATCCACTATTGATCGAGATACAAGATGGTTCTAAGTACTCTTATTATACAAAGAggaatggtaaatggaTATCGCATAATATCTCCAAACCTGGAAGTCCTACTCAAGCTGAGTTAGAGCTTCTCAATTGTGAGATCAATGATGTTGTTCAAATAGATGTTACCAAGGTAGGGGGAGAGTATTGTCACATGGGGGATGTTGAAGATAATCACGATGTTAAGAAGGTTAATGTCACAGATGTAGCCTGTAACCAACTTGGCATGTACAAAGCGTATTCACATACTCCATCTTCGGGAGTATTCAAAATTTCTACGTTCACTGGTGGTAGGACTCAAACGATAAAACTTGGAGGAACTCCTGGAAAACCTATTAATAATGTTAATAAGGTTATCGTCTATCTTTGCATCAGTGACTATCAAAGGATTCCTCTCCTCATTTATGTAGACTCCGAACAACTTTCAAGCGATAGGAAGTGGTTTAAGAGTGAAAATGAAGGTATAACGTGGAAGGAAGTTGTTGGTTTAAGTAATGAGAATGACTATCCTAAGATCGTTGAGACTCTTGATAAACTTGGTAGCAAATGCGGACCCCCTTCTGTGACAATCGACGTATATAATAGGCGAAGTACTATAGACCTTTCTTCTTATGCATACTATTCTGGTAAATATGTTAATGTAACCTCCAAAAATACTGGGACTTTTACCGAGTATGTTCACACAATACATGGGAGAACCAAAGGATACTTCACTGTTAAGGAGTTTCATTACAACTACAAAAGGGTTGGGGGTAAGTTAGGAAGTACAGAAAAAGTCACTAATGTATCAGTATTTTACTGGAAATACCTGGAGAAGCCATATAgaaatgaagataaaagAGGCAGACCTCTACTTCTAAAAGTTACTCTGTATGAAGGAGATGATAGAtggtatgagaataagGGTGAGGATCTTACTAATAATACTGATTGGAAGGAAGTTGAACACCCTTCTGATCCAGATAGAGAGTTTAAAAACCCAGCTATTCTAGAAAACAAACTCCATCTTCTCAACTGTAAACTCAATAACACGGTGGTAATAGATGTTAGTAAGAAGGACACTACTTATGATGCATGTGAAAAGGATGAGAAATTGGATCCTGCTCACGGTGAGAGAATACAGATTTCCAAAGATACTACCGCTGTAGATAAACTCGGAGGGTATGAAGTTTATACTCACAAGCTCAAAGATGATTTACCTGGTACGAAGTTTCATATAGTAGGATTCATTAATGGTGGTACTACTTTTAGGGAAATACTTAGTGGAATATCATCTTTGCCTATTCTAGATGTTAGTGAGGTAAAGGTTTATTTCTGTAAGCAAGAGCCTACAAAGCCTCTTCTAATACACTACAATACTTCTAATGGGGGATCACACAAACATAAGTGGTACAAAAATCCCTCAGGAGAAACCCCTGGTGATTGGGAATTAGAATCATCAGAGTTATCTAACGCCGGACCATGTTCCTATGAAGAGATCCTAAAAGTACTCAACAATCTTCCAAGTAGCTGTAATCCTGAAGAAGCTCGGAAAACTGAAAAACTTATTGATGGGGCCTCTGCTACAGTTCTCACTACTGCTGGAATGTATGGTGTTATCTCTGGTGTTTTTGGTGGAGCTGGTGCAACCGGTCTCgcaggatggaaactttataagaactttaaaggagatcccTGGGTACGACAAATATGA
- a CDS encoding hypothetical protein (encoded by transcript BEWA_001910A) has product MPACTVPIVYSWDGLVTKYHAKHLEKIAVPIKIRAYMQTRVLRTTLDSVTHDRRRGVEEREPEEKLEDIFERFLGNLDKEEKPLEEEEVENELEFSRDRVIRIRKKIKRRRTAASRRSEGPQNLRKIRRIYKGRN; this is encoded by the coding sequence atgcCAGCATGCACCGTTCCAATAGTATACTCTTGGGATGGATTGGTCACAAAATACCACGCAAAGCACCTAGAGAAAATCGCGGTGcccataaaaatcagagCCTACATGCAGACTAGAGTACTACGTACCACCTTAGATTCGGTAACTCATGAtcgaagaagaggagttgaagaaagagaaccagaagaaaagctggaagacatcTTCGAAAGGTTCCTCGGAAACctcgacaaagaggaaaaacctcttgaagaggaagaagtggaaaacGAACTCGAATTCTCTCGCGACCGAGTAATAAGGatcaggaagaaaataaaacgTAGAAGAACcgctgcttctagaaggtctgaaggcccccaaaacctacggaaaatccgtaggaTCTACAAGGGTAGAAACTAA
- a CDS encoding hypothetical protein (encoded by transcript BEWA_001920A), whose product MCGEEYGTYPVIHAYRYQPSRSFSRGIFDISEVTVNGKLQKFELNPLPFQRVARFMAYISPCDKDKPFLICVEFDGGNGKTYKWYHRKTEGDKWKVYLGFTSTQSPRNVKTNLGDLLNRLRNVLGLQECNVITEAEGIKINVSKTVDPGYFTTYYYESTVSKKKYSIFLNKAENDPTFGFFKNTHKANTN is encoded by the coding sequence ATGTGTGGAGAAGAATATGGTACTTATCCAGTAATCCATGCTTATAGGTATCAGCCAAGTAGAAGCTTCAGTAGAGGTATATTTGACATCTCTGAGGTTACTGTGAATGgtaaattacaaaaattcGAGCTTAATCCACTACCATTCCAAAGAGTTGCCAGATTCATGGCATATATATCTCCTTgtgataaagataaacCATTTTTAATCTGCGTAGAGTTTGATGGTGGAAACGGCAAAACCTATAAGTGGTACCATAGAAAGACTGAAGGAGATAAGTGGAAGGTATACCTCGGATTTACTTCCACTCAGTCTCCTCGTAATGTTAAAACCAACCTTGGAGATCTTTTAAATAGGCTTAGGAATGTCTTGGGATTACAGGAGTGCAATGTAATAACTGAGGCTGAGGGTATAAAGATTAATGTAAGTAAGACAGTAGACCCAGGATATTTTACCACATACTATTATGAATCTACAGTAAGTAAAAAGAAgtattccatatttttaaataaagCAGAGAATGATCCCACATTTGGCTTTTTTAAGAATACCCATAAAGCAAATACTAATTAG
- a CDS encoding hypothetical protein (encoded by transcript BEWA_001930A): MAKNVDIKKKCPRENIINGTCQDNPQIGARKDIVSGAPDYEYCTHSFLTTWIKELKYNNQPLQIENGEILSNSHFYMAVVTTYYYSYGISGLLITTPLILGVKSTKGGTYEWYENTGDGIKWKTISNTAEFPSNDTGQVNSRFKDKLDRLACKLQGIVEIDLSKDKYWEASLSQS, translated from the coding sequence ATGGCTAAAAATGTAGAcataaagaaaaaatgCCCACGGGAAAATATTATAAACGGAACATGCCAAGATAATCCACAAATTGGAGCTAGGAAGGATATCGTTAGTGGAGCTCCAGATTATGAGTATTGTACACACAGCTTTTTAACAACATGGATAAAAGAGCTCAAGTACAATAACCAACCTCTTCAAATAGAAAACGGCGAGATTCTCAGTAATAGCCATTTTTATATGGCAGTAGTTACTACTTACTACTACAGCTATGGTATCAGTGGGCTTCTTATAACAACACCTCTCATTCTTGGTGTCAAGAGTACTAAAGGGGGGACTTATGAATGGTACGAGAATACCGGAGACGGTATAAAATGGAAAACGATAAGTAATACAGCGGAATTTCCTAGCAATGATACAGGCCAAGTTAATTCCAGATTTAAGGATAAGCTAGATAGGCTCGCATGTAAACTACAGGGTATTGTTGAAATAGATCTCTCCAAAGATAAATATTGGGAAGCAAGTTTGTCACAATCCTAA